The following proteins are co-located in the Spinactinospora alkalitolerans genome:
- a CDS encoding glycosyltransferase family 4 protein has product MVFQQTPLWAHADPGTDLGPVPGDPSLLYDPSFGPPVTLTPEPLAPARRERPGPRRRPVERARAAAPVDRGPSAVPEPLLAERHGPEPRLDGVRIAMINWRDPWQAAAGGAEEYAWRISRHLAGRGASVTFVTAREPGQARVETRDGIVVRRMGTRFTVYPLVMLWLLLWRREFHAALDCMNGVPFFSRLVLPRRTRVISVVHHVHDLQFNAYFSRPLAWLGRFIEGSVAGRVYRSCTTVTVSDSSRRAMREKLRWRAPITVIHNGAPPSQPVAPDHAVSEEEMGSPAIVSLGRLVVQKRVARVVDVAADLSESWPGLRVHVVGRGPESRTLADRIAEHGLHGRVRLHGFLPEQQKNAVLAGSVLHVTASEFEGWGLTVIEAAGLGVPTVAYDVDGLRDSVRDGETGWLVREGDDLSKVVDRALTELGDPVRAAEIRRACREWAANFTWQRSGAAMTRLIAAEVHPSGRSRT; this is encoded by the coding sequence GTGGTTTTCCAGCAGACACCCCTCTGGGCGCATGCCGACCCCGGCACCGACCTCGGCCCCGTCCCCGGCGACCCGTCCCTGCTCTACGACCCCTCCTTCGGCCCGCCCGTCACGCTGACGCCCGAACCCCTCGCCCCCGCGCGGCGGGAGCGGCCCGGGCCCCGGCGCCGCCCGGTCGAGCGCGCCCGCGCCGCCGCCCCCGTGGACCGCGGGCCCTCGGCGGTCCCGGAGCCCCTCCTGGCCGAGCGGCACGGACCCGAGCCTCGCCTCGACGGCGTGCGCATCGCGATGATCAACTGGCGTGATCCCTGGCAGGCCGCCGCCGGCGGCGCCGAGGAGTACGCCTGGCGGATCAGCCGGCACCTGGCCGGACGCGGCGCCTCCGTCACGTTCGTCACCGCGCGGGAGCCCGGCCAGGCGCGGGTGGAGACCCGCGACGGCATCGTCGTCCGGCGCATGGGCACCAGGTTCACGGTCTATCCCCTGGTCATGCTCTGGCTGCTGCTGTGGCGGCGCGAATTCCACGCCGCGCTGGACTGCATGAACGGCGTCCCGTTCTTCTCCCGCCTGGTGCTGCCGCGCCGCACCCGCGTGATCAGCGTCGTCCACCACGTGCACGACCTGCAGTTCAACGCCTACTTCAGCCGCCCGCTGGCGTGGCTGGGCAGGTTCATCGAGGGCAGCGTGGCCGGCAGGGTCTACCGCTCCTGCACGACGGTGACGGTCTCGGACTCCTCCAGGCGGGCCATGCGCGAGAAGCTGCGCTGGCGCGCGCCCATCACCGTGATCCACAACGGCGCCCCGCCGTCCCAGCCCGTCGCGCCCGACCACGCCGTGAGCGAGGAGGAGATGGGCTCGCCCGCGATCGTCAGCCTCGGCCGGCTCGTGGTGCAGAAGCGGGTCGCGCGCGTGGTGGACGTCGCGGCCGACCTGAGCGAGAGCTGGCCGGGCCTGCGCGTCCACGTCGTGGGCCGCGGCCCCGAGAGCCGCACGCTGGCCGACCGGATCGCCGAGCACGGCCTGCACGGCCGGGTCCGGCTGCACGGATTCCTGCCGGAGCAGCAGAAGAACGCCGTCCTGGCGGGCTCCGTCCTGCACGTCACCGCCTCGGAGTTCGAGGGCTGGGGCCTCACCGTGATCGAGGCCGCGGGGCTGGGCGTGCCCACCGTCGCCTACGACGTCGACGGCCTGCGCGACTCGGTGCGCGACGGCGAGACCGGGTGGCTGGTCCGTGAGGGCGATGACCTGTCCAAGGTCGTCGACCGCGCGCTGACCGAACTCGGCGACCCGGTGCGCGCCGCCGAGATCCGGCGCGCCTGCCGCGAGTGGGCCGCGAACTTCACCTGGCAACGCAGCGGGGCCGCGATGACCCGGCTGATCGCGGCGGAGGTCCACCCGTCCGGGCGGTCCCGCACGTGA
- a CDS encoding GDSL-type esterase/lipase family protein, producing the protein MPGGKPDDPEPDAPDDRRRFRPTALGLTGVALAAMAVTLLVIQAFAGGFRTDGEPSAPRPSGGVPAPPEGTARIMVAGDSVVQGSSGDFTWRYRLWRHLSEESGVDVDFVGPHEDLLDVGTGADGSLDYAVPDFDRAHAGAWGATAADVADVIGEQVAEGDPHYLLLMAGANDLVEEGATAGEALEHLREAVVTARVAGEDLRIVLGELTPMWGTGRDEEVNTLVAEFNAGLPLLAEQLTGADSPVVVAHTAEDYAPAEDNWDTTHPNARGELKIAAAFADALAEPLRLGEPYSRPLPEVEVGPRTAPVAAAENVDGGARLTWDPVPGATRYQVWQRRVRPEPDELVPLSAEVQRDGPEDDPRLSADIGGLYNGATYAFMVRPYKGDDGGVRSEAVEITVEEPPPEAPEWLRVDRENGDDAVLVWAAVPEAGHFAVWRRPLECAAEPSADGERPREPECEPPDGEGPGEGEGWTTVGVVNGERRWSVTVRAGAYEFAVASHLDFVEGGISDPVEFRAGG; encoded by the coding sequence GTGCCCGGCGGAAAACCCGACGATCCGGAGCCGGACGCCCCCGACGACCGGCGGCGCTTCCGGCCGACCGCGCTGGGCCTGACCGGGGTCGCGCTGGCGGCCATGGCCGTCACGCTGCTGGTCATCCAGGCGTTCGCGGGCGGCTTCCGCACCGACGGCGAACCGTCGGCGCCGCGGCCCTCCGGCGGGGTTCCGGCGCCGCCGGAGGGAACGGCCAGGATCATGGTCGCCGGCGACTCCGTCGTGCAGGGCAGCAGCGGAGACTTCACCTGGCGGTACCGGCTGTGGCGGCACCTGAGCGAGGAGTCCGGCGTCGACGTCGACTTCGTCGGGCCCCACGAGGACCTGCTCGACGTCGGCACCGGCGCCGACGGCAGCCTCGACTACGCCGTCCCCGACTTCGACCGGGCGCACGCCGGCGCGTGGGGCGCCACGGCGGCCGACGTCGCCGACGTCATCGGTGAGCAGGTCGCCGAGGGCGACCCGCACTACCTGCTGCTGATGGCCGGGGCCAACGACCTGGTCGAGGAGGGGGCGACGGCGGGGGAGGCCCTGGAGCACCTGCGCGAGGCCGTGGTCACCGCCAGGGTGGCCGGCGAGGACCTGCGGATCGTCCTGGGGGAGCTGACGCCCATGTGGGGCACCGGTCGCGACGAGGAGGTCAACACCCTCGTCGCCGAGTTCAACGCCGGCCTGCCGCTGCTGGCCGAGCAGCTCACCGGCGCGGACTCGCCCGTGGTGGTGGCGCACACGGCCGAGGACTACGCCCCGGCCGAGGACAACTGGGACACCACGCACCCCAACGCGCGCGGCGAGCTGAAGATCGCCGCGGCGTTCGCCGACGCGCTGGCGGAGCCGCTGCGCCTGGGCGAGCCCTACTCCCGGCCGCTGCCGGAGGTGGAGGTGGGGCCGCGAACGGCGCCGGTCGCCGCGGCCGAGAACGTCGACGGCGGCGCGCGGCTGACCTGGGACCCGGTTCCGGGCGCCACCCGCTACCAGGTGTGGCAGCGGCGGGTGCGGCCCGAACCCGACGAGCTCGTTCCGCTCTCCGCCGAGGTGCAGCGGGACGGACCGGAGGACGACCCGCGGTTGAGCGCCGACATCGGAGGGCTGTACAACGGGGCCACGTACGCGTTCATGGTGCGGCCCTACAAGGGCGACGACGGCGGTGTGCGCTCCGAGGCGGTCGAGATCACCGTCGAGGAGCCGCCGCCGGAGGCGCCGGAGTGGCTGCGCGTGGACAGGGAGAACGGGGACGACGCCGTGCTGGTGTGGGCCGCGGTGCCGGAGGCCGGCCACTTCGCGGTGTGGCGGCGTCCGCTGGAGTGCGCGGCCGAACCGTCCGCCGACGGGGAGCGGCCCCGGGAGCCGGAGTGCGAGCCGCCCGACGGCGAGGGGCCCGGCGAGGGCGAGGGGTGGACGACCGTGGGCGTCGTGAACGGTGAGCGCCGCTGGAGCGTCACGGTGCGGGCCGGGGCCTACGAGTTCGCGGTGGCCTCCCACCTCGACTTCGTCGAGGGCGGGATCTCCGACCCGGTGGAGTTCCGTGCCGGCGGGTGA
- a CDS encoding acyl-CoA dehydrogenase, with translation MAIGLTSEHEELGAAVRGWVRRSAPAPVDEPDGRPAFWPGLADQGLLGLHLPEEYGGQGAGLLELAVTLEELGRGLVPGPFLPTVLASAVIARCADGKARAALLPDLADGSRTAALALASGLTARTGADGARTVSGTLSPVLGAASADLLVVPFTDGDDEAWAVLEASHLETTPLPSLDVTRAVARVRADAAVLPQDAVLTGLSRDLVSGVAAVLIGAEATGVAAWCVAAAADYAKVREQFGRPIGRFQGVKHKCARMAIALEQARAVVWDAARAADDAGPSAGFAASVAGLVAPDTALSCARDCIQVHGGIGFTWEHDAHRYLRRASTLRVLAGPAASRAAEVADSALKGGRRPVEIELGPGDDHGLRERVRAEVAELAAITDSGERSAAMGEGGWVMPHLPRPWGRDASPLEQVLIHQELRRARVKGPMLAIGAWVVPSLAGYGTPEQQERFLRPTLRGDLMWCQLFSEPGAGSDLASLSMRAERVEGGYRLTGQKIWTSAAHLAQWGICLARTDSEVPERRADERAEPSTASREAPAPSAAERSEKASVARRTDKHDGITYFVVDMSAPGLDVRPLRELTGDTLFNEVFFDEVFVPDDCVIGEPGQGWKVARNTLSNERVALSGGSGLGAGVPELLNFCAEDPGRVADQATRVEIGRLVAQGQAIELLGLRVTLKQLSGTEPGAESSVRKLLGVEFNQRVADYIWEHQGDAAVCEDTSAGTGVWARFMLFGRSMTIYGGTTEVQLNIIGERLLGLPRDPEA, from the coding sequence ATGGCCATCGGGCTCACGAGCGAACACGAGGAGCTGGGCGCCGCGGTGCGCGGCTGGGTGCGGCGCAGCGCCCCCGCCCCGGTCGACGAGCCCGATGGGCGCCCCGCGTTCTGGCCCGGCCTGGCCGACCAGGGCCTCCTCGGACTGCACCTGCCCGAGGAGTACGGCGGGCAGGGAGCGGGGCTGCTGGAGCTGGCCGTCACCCTGGAGGAACTCGGCCGCGGCCTGGTCCCCGGCCCCTTCCTGCCGACGGTGCTGGCGAGCGCGGTGATCGCGCGGTGCGCCGACGGCAAGGCCCGCGCCGCCCTGCTGCCGGACCTGGCCGACGGCTCCCGCACCGCCGCCCTCGCCCTGGCCAGCGGGCTCACCGCGCGGACCGGAGCCGACGGGGCCCGCACCGTCAGCGGAACGCTGAGCCCGGTGCTGGGGGCGGCCTCCGCCGACCTGCTCGTGGTCCCGTTCACCGACGGCGACGACGAGGCGTGGGCGGTGCTGGAGGCGTCGCACCTCGAAACCACCCCGCTGCCCAGCCTCGACGTCACCCGCGCCGTCGCCCGCGTGCGGGCCGACGCCGCCGTCCTGCCCCAGGACGCCGTCCTGACCGGCCTGTCCCGCGATCTCGTCTCCGGCGTCGCCGCGGTGCTGATCGGCGCCGAGGCGACCGGTGTGGCCGCGTGGTGCGTCGCGGCCGCCGCCGACTACGCCAAGGTCCGCGAACAGTTCGGCCGGCCCATCGGGCGGTTCCAGGGCGTCAAGCACAAGTGCGCCCGCATGGCGATCGCGCTCGAACAGGCCCGCGCCGTGGTCTGGGACGCGGCCCGCGCGGCCGACGACGCCGGTCCCTCCGCGGGCTTCGCCGCATCGGTGGCCGGCCTGGTGGCGCCGGACACCGCGCTGTCCTGCGCCCGCGACTGCATCCAGGTGCACGGCGGCATCGGGTTCACCTGGGAGCACGACGCCCACCGCTACCTGCGCCGCGCCTCCACGCTGCGCGTCCTCGCGGGCCCCGCAGCGTCCCGGGCCGCCGAGGTCGCCGACTCCGCGCTGAAGGGCGGTCGGCGCCCGGTGGAGATCGAACTCGGGCCGGGGGACGACCACGGGCTGCGGGAGCGCGTCCGCGCCGAGGTCGCCGAACTCGCCGCCATCACCGATAGCGGCGAGCGCTCCGCGGCCATGGGCGAGGGCGGTTGGGTGATGCCGCACCTGCCGCGCCCGTGGGGCCGCGACGCCTCGCCGCTGGAGCAGGTGCTCATCCATCAGGAGCTGCGCCGGGCCAGGGTCAAGGGGCCGATGCTGGCGATCGGGGCGTGGGTGGTGCCGTCGCTGGCCGGGTACGGCACGCCCGAGCAGCAGGAGCGCTTCCTGCGCCCCACCCTGCGCGGCGACCTCATGTGGTGCCAGTTGTTCAGCGAGCCGGGAGCGGGCTCGGACCTGGCCTCCCTGTCGATGCGCGCGGAACGGGTCGAGGGCGGCTACCGGCTCACCGGGCAGAAGATCTGGACCTCGGCCGCGCACCTGGCGCAATGGGGGATCTGCCTGGCCAGGACCGATTCGGAGGTCCCGGAACGGCGAGCCGACGAGCGAGCGGAGCCGTCGACGGCGTCCCGCGAAGCGCCCGCCCCGTCGGCGGCGGAGCGGAGCGAGAAGGCGAGCGTGGCCAGGAGAACGGACAAACATGACGGCATCACCTACTTCGTGGTGGACATGTCCGCCCCCGGCCTCGACGTGCGGCCGCTGCGCGAGCTCACCGGCGACACCCTGTTCAACGAGGTGTTCTTCGACGAGGTCTTCGTGCCCGACGACTGCGTCATCGGCGAGCCCGGCCAGGGCTGGAAGGTCGCCCGCAACACGCTGAGCAACGAGCGGGTGGCGCTGTCCGGAGGGTCGGGGCTGGGCGCCGGAGTGCCCGAGCTGCTGAACTTCTGCGCCGAGGACCCCGGCCGCGTCGCCGACCAGGCGACCCGCGTGGAGATCGGCCGCCTGGTCGCGCAGGGTCAGGCCATCGAGCTGCTCGGCCTGCGGGTGACGCTGAAGCAGTTGTCGGGCACCGAGCCCGGGGCCGAGTCCAGCGTGCGCAAACTGCTCGGGGTGGAGTTCAACCAGCGGGTGGCCGACTACATATGGGAGCACCAGGGCGACGCGGCGGTGTGCGAGGACACCTCGGCCGGTACCGGCGTCTGGGCCCGCTTCATGCTGTTCGGCCGCTCCATGACGATCTACGGCGGCACCACCGAGGTCCAGCTCAACATCATCGGCGAGCGGCTCCTCGGCCTGCCGCGCGACCCCGAAGCCTAG